The DNA window GGACTCTGCTAGGGTTAAAGGATGCCGTGGAGACAAGCTACGGGATGTTCTGGGCTGTCAAGGGCCCGGGGGCCCGGGCCACGCAGGAGATACATACTTTGTGAGGCTGCCGTTGGAGCGCTGGGTACCTACCGAGGAAGTTCCAAACTGTTCCAGGTAATCCACCTCAGCACAGGTGCCTAGAACTGAAACGGGCTAGTCACAGCTGCTGTCACCTCCTCTGTACCCTGGGCCCACAGATACCCATCGTTCCTCCAAACACATGTGGGGAGCTCCCTGCCGTGGCCCCCAGCTGCACACACAGGAGCGACTGTCCGCTCTCCTTAGCTAGCGTGAGCATCAAGGCCCCGAACCCGGCCTTATGCTCCTGCTTGGCCCTCTACTGCCTGAGCCCGATCTTTAGTCCTGGCTCACTTTCCCTCACAGGCTGGTGTTCCCCACCTCAGCACGCCTCCAACCCTTcacgtctggccttttccttTTGCTCATTTATCAGAGATAGTCTTTTGGCTCTGTTCAAGACTCTGGTtaagctggccttgagccacgatcctcaaacctcaggctcctgagtagctaggattacaggcatgaactactagtaCCCACAGGTAAATGCTTAAAAAAACATTCCTACCCAAGACTGGATCCAAGAATGTGGTGTCCCTGGATGCTGTGGGCCAGCTGTGTATCTGACTAGGGACTTACCTCTTAAAATGCGGCAAGTAAAAAAATAGCCCAAATTACATaggcaaaaggggggctgggaatgtggctgagccgtagagtgcttgcctagcatgcatgaagccctgggttcgattcctcggcaccacacacacagaaaaagccagaagtagcaccgtgcctcaagtagtagagtgccagccttgagcaaaagtggctcagggggctggggatatagcctagtggcaagagtgcctgcctcggatacacgaggccctaggtttgattccccagcaccacatatacagaaaacggccagaagcggcgctgtggctcaagtggcggagtgctagccttgagcgggaagaagccagggacagtgctcaggcccagagtccaaggcccaggactggccaaaaaaaaaaaaaaaaaagtggctcagggacagtgcccaggcccttgagttcaagtcccaggactggcaaaaaaaaaaaaaaaaaaaaaaaaaaaagttggcatcAGTGGCTTGCCCttaaatcctagctatccagcaggctgaggatctgagaatttcagaagccagtccaggcaaactaatttcagacttttatctccaataaccaacgaaaggccagaagtagactTTTGACTCAgttatgaatgaaaaaaaaatcaagtgagttgggctctggtggttcatacctgtaatcctaactactcaggaggctgagatctaaggattgcggtttaaagccaacctggacaggaaaagtctgtgagacacttatctccaattaatcaccaagaagctggaagtggagctgtggctcaagtggtacagcactagccttgagcaaaaaagctaagggacagtgtttgggctctgagttcaagtcgcagtacaggtacaaaaaaaaaaaagagagaaaaagcctATATGTACTTCCAGTCTTCATTTGTAAGAAGCCAAAATTGAGATCTTACAAGTCACTTAATAGCCTTTATTTCAGCCCTCAGTTCTCAGTGAACTCACACTGACGTACTCCTCTGGTTACCAGTAGCATCCTGTACTTTGCATGCCTTTGTCTTGCACTTGCATTTCCTACCCCCATCTTTTGCCTGCCTTTCTAAGGTAGTCTACACTTCCATCTTCTCCTCTGCAGTGAAGGCACCAGCTCCACTCTACCAAAGTGATTCATCTTTTGATGAATCTCATCAAAGCTCATATTAAGTCATTTAGTGGCGGAGCAGAGCAGTCTGAAGAATGACTACCTGTAAACGAGAGTTGAACCGACAGAACCCAAGTGCTCGTTCATGGGCGTTTTCAGGGGCACCAACAGGGACAGCTGAGAGTCACCTACCCTCAGCTGGGTCTCGGAAGCTCTCGTCCTTCAGCTCCTGCTGAGGAGATCCAGGCACTGGCTCAGCAGGATGGGCAATCAGCAAACTGTCCACACAGCTTGTGGGAGCCAAAGTGTTTGAGGAAGTCAGGGTTCCCTCCTAGAAGGAAGGCCAGCATGATTACAGTGGAAAACTCCTCGGTAGAGTTCTGCCTTACCCAGTTGCCTCAAAGTAAGCCCAGAGGAGAAAGAAGCcctagagaagaagggaggaaggtagTTACATGGCCAACTGGTACCAGAAGACGGCTGGTGGCCTTTTCTACATAATAAACAGCAGAGGTGAGAGCAAAAGGCTGCATCTGTGCGTACACACCACACATGCACCTGTGTGCACGCagacaggccccccccccccttccgtaCCTTGCCTTTTGCTCTTGGACTCTCAGGTGCCTGCGTATCGTCTGCACGGGCTGAACACAGCTGCCTAGAAAGATTGGGTCATCAGAGACGTGTGCCACCCCTACAGCTGCTGCCACTAAGCTGACACATGTCTCCCTCTGTGCTGGTTCACCCAAGATGGTCACACTAAAAGGTATGCGAAAGCATATGGAACTCTGTGGTAACAAGCTACGCTTGGCTTCTGGAATGACAGTCCCAGACTTGGGTCACTGCTTGGTCCTAAGGGGCATGACTGGGCCACTACCTTGACACAGTGCCAGCCACACTGTTTCCACCCCAGTGGTGGCTTGTGCTTGTTTGTATCATTTTTTTGAGATGGGTTCTATTTGCCTAAGCTGGCCCTGAGCTTGTGATCCTtctttctgccttagcctcccgagtgctgAGTACGGTTGTGTGACCCACACCTGGCTGTATCATTCTTAGTGTCCCGTGGTCCCAGGTCGGGGCCCAGTTGCTGTGCCTCCCACCTCAGTCTTATCTGCTAAGGCTGAGGGAATTCTGGCTGCCCACAAGGGGATAAGTGGAGCTTCTGGACTCAGGCCCCGGAGAGCTGCCCTCTCTCAACTTACTGGCTTGGTGGTGAGTTCTCAGTAGCCACAGGCCCCGTGCTCAGTGGTGGAGCCGCTGGGTGCACCACTCTCATCTGGGGGCTTCCTGGGGGCTGGGCCTCTCGGCAGCCAGATTTGGGGTCACCCCGTGGACTTGAATCTGGGTTGTCCAGCTTGTCCAGGTCAATGTGATTAGAGTTCAAGGAAGCAGCCTTGGGGCACTTGTCCCCCACTCTCGGTCCATCGCTCCCGTCTGGCTCCTTGGGGTCCTGCTGCTGCCTTGCCTCTGACCCCCTCAGGGGAGGCTGGAGGCCGGGTCTTTTGGCTAATCTCCTCGATGGAGGAGCCCTTTCAGTGCTGGTGTCATCAGAGAAGTTGAACTCCAGCCTCAAAGAGTTACACCTTGAAGGAACATCCATTTGGCTGGTGGCTTCTTCCTCCCTAAGGCTTGGATCTGTGGCCTCGACAGATGGCAGAGGGCTGGCTGGGGCTGCGTTCTCAGTACCAGATGAGCACAGCTGGGGTGGGGACCAGGCATCAGCTGTTAGCTCAGGGGCGCTCACAACCTCAGGGCAGGCTGGGACCTCACTAGTTGGGTCTGTGGGGGGTGCTCCTCCACCATGCAGGTCTTCAGAGCTTGTGCCAGTAGGGGAAGCAGCCACAACCGAGACAGCACTGTGTGCGCTTTCTTCTGAGACTCCGGGAGAGGCCTCTGCCTCGAGTTTGTACGCCGTCTCTCCAGGAGGCTCTTCCAGGGTCTTAGAGGCAGATGGCAAGCTTTCATCTAGTGAGTAAGAGCTGGTGCTTCCCTTGAAGGCCTGCCTAGGGCTGCCAGACACGGTGGGTGACGCCGTGCAGACTTTAGGACTTGCTGGGCTCTGGCAAGAGCCCGAGGAACTTGTGTCAGCCAGAGGGGCTGAGCTAGGCTTGCTGGAACCATCATCTCCAAAAGCTGAGTTTGTGTCCTTTGGAGGAGAGTCAGCATTGACCACTGCTTCTTTCTGGAGAAATCCATTGGTAGCTCTGGGGAACTGTTGGCTTTTTAGAAACAAGAATTAACACTAAGCAATCTATGAGCTTTTCAATTAGATTTGAGGCCATGGGAAAACATTAGGTAAAGATGGGGAAGCAAGACAGTTCAGTCAACTCTACCCTCTGGATTAAATCCCACTGAGTACAGATCAGGGCTGGTGGTATGGGGATCACGCAGGCTCTGAGAGACAAAGCAGACAGATGCTCAACAAACCAGCTACTCCAGTGTAGGAGTCTTTGCTAAccagttttcttttcctctttagcCCAGAGACCATGGACAGTTGCAGTCCATAAGAATGCTGGCTTCAGACAGGGCCTGGTTGCTTTGTGGAGTACAAGGTCCATGGTACACGTTCCTACCAAGATTCTGACCCTGTGGTGCCTCACAAATACCACGGGGTGGCAAGAAGCAAGGAGACAAAGCCACCGTCCCTGACAGACAAGAAACCCTACTGCCACAGCAGGAGGATggtgtgtagggctgggaattaGATAGACCGCATGTAAGAGAGCATATGCTGCTTTGTTTGGGGCAAGTATTATTTGATCTTCAGATTGCTGGAAGAGGCCAAGGTCACACATCCAAGTTTGCCACTTCAGTAGTTCAGATGAAGGGGACCCTATGCTCACAACCCTGCTCTTAGAAAACTTTTTTCCTAGTTTGGAAATATttaattaaagacaaaaaaaaaaaatcaaggaagttGGGGTAAGGAATTCCCTGCTTAATGAAGACTGCTCACagctgctctcctccctcccagatGACACACGGTGGCACTGAGCTTCCAGGCTGCCACGCTGGCCACTCTGGAGGACAGCACTCTGACATTCTGGCAAGCTACAGAAGCAAAGACTGAGTGGCAAGGACACAGCAGAGGAGTGAAAGTATCCAATTAAAATGAATCCCAAGTAGCTGATGATTAACTCTCCACTAACTAATTGGCTAGATACTACATACGCTCAAGACAAAGATCAggagaaagccagtccagacgGGATAGCACTGTGCGTTCTCGCCAGGACTTCCAGAGAGTAGAGTTGTAAGACGTTAAGTGGCACCAATACTTACTTGTCTTTCTGTGGCCAGACACAGTAGTTTTCTAATCCAACACTGTCATCCAAAGCAAAATGAGTCTCAAGTTTGCTGGTCATACTAGGGCTTAAGATCTTGTGTGTCTGTGGATCCCGCAGTGGTGTCTGAAAAGTCACCTTTGGGAGATTAGGGAAACAGCGTTCATAAGCACACCCCAGTGCCATGCAGTCAGAGGTCCCCAGAGTGGGCAGACATTACAGCTCACACTTACCTTTGCAGCTTTTGCCTGGTTTCTGGGgagcacattttctttctgtgatgGACGAAGAACAGATGATCTTCCACTAAGTTCTGGTGGTGAAAACAGGAAGTCAcagttttctgcatttttttcactGGTGATATTTTCGTCACTTAAGATCTGCAGACTCATTCTGGAAAAGCAGAACATGGTCGTGTCAGTGTGAGGACGATTATCTGGCTTCACAGACACCACTGCCACAACCGATCCACAGCGACAGGGATGTCCTAGTCTTGCACAGGGCATCTGCATAGCTCATCCGCACTCCGAAGCTCACTTCTCATGCAGTTGGCCTCTGTGAGGCAAAGCAGGAAAAGCCTTCGAATGCTTGTCCTGCTTCGGGCTGCACTGCTACCTCTTAGACCAAGAGCTAAAAGAGTTTAGGCTGAGACAGAAAGAATGCGACCCATACAATCACTCTGACTTCTGCTTTACACTATAGAAGGCAGAAAAATGCTGGCTGTCAAAACACCAAGAGCCAGAGGAAGCCACACAGGCCGAGTGGGTCCACATGGCCCCTTCTCTATGGTATACAGCACAAGAGGCACCTGAGACCAAGTTCACAGACTAGGAACGGAAGACTGTGACTGTAGTCTGCACCCCTCCTACTGAAAGTGGGGACTAGCCAGGGTGTTTGCAGGGTGGAAGCCCAGAGGAGCTGGGAGAAGGCAAGGTATGCAGAGATCCCTGCCATTCAGCAGATGTCAGGAAGAATCTACATCAGGCCCTCTTGGCAAGCTCAGGATCTAGTGATTCCATTTTACTCAGCAGGTCCTCATGCTGGTCACCATGAGTACACAGATTTTATCACGTTCCCAGTCACAGTAGCACTCATCTACGCACCACAAGGCCCTGATTGCTCAAAGGGACCTGTGGGCACTTGGTGAAGCCCTGGGAACTCAGGTTGAAAGGTAAGAGAGGGGGTGTGGGTAAGAAGTGATCACAGAGAGGCTGTTGCTGACTCAACTTGAGAAATCCACTGTGGTGCACACAGTGCCTCACACCttctaattccagctacttgggaggcagaagcaggaggatcatagtctaaGAGCAGCTGGGGCAATactgacagcttttttttttttttttttttggtgccagttggaggcttaaactcagggcctgggcactgtcgctgagcttctttttgctcatggctaatgctctaccatttgag is part of the Perognathus longimembris pacificus isolate PPM17 chromosome 16, ASM2315922v1, whole genome shotgun sequence genome and encodes:
- the Tacc3 gene encoding transforming acidic coiled-coil-containing protein 3 isoform X1; translated protein: MSLQILSDENITSEKNAENCDFLFSPPELSGRSSVLRPSQKENVLPRNQAKAAKVTFQTPLRDPQTHKILSPSMTSKLETHFALDDSVGLENYCVWPQKDNQQFPRATNGFLQKEAVVNADSPPKDTNSAFGDDGSSKPSSAPLADTSSSGSCQSPASPKVCTASPTVSGSPRQAFKGSTSSYSLDESLPSASKTLEEPPGETAYKLEAEASPGVSEESAHSAVSVVAASPTGTSSEDLHGGGAPPTDPTSEVPACPEVVSAPELTADAWSPPQLCSSGTENAAPASPLPSVEATDPSLREEEATSQMDVPSRCNSLRLEFNFSDDTSTERAPPSRRLAKRPGLQPPLRGSEARQQQDPKEPDGSDGPRVGDKCPKAASLNSNHIDLDKLDNPDSSPRGDPKSGCREAQPPGSPQMRVVHPAAPPLSTGPVATENSPPSQQLCSARADDTQAPESPRAKGKEGTLTSSNTLAPTSCVDSLLIAHPAEPVPGSPQQELKDESFRDPAEVLGTCAEVDYLEQFGTSSFKESAWRKQSLYLKFDPLLKDSPLRPVSLVPAVNSPQDTGKPASGNLLEAKLVELDFLGALDGPQVPGPSPCVPGLGDVSTGPIVEVLQYSQKDLDAAVSAVQQENLELKSKCEELYLKYLEMGKIVDGFEEIVHHSMEETQKQKELAQAKIQKVLKERDQLTADLNSLEKSFSDLFKRFEKQKEVIEGYRKNEDSLKKCVEEYIVRIEKEGQRYQVLKVHAEEKLKLANEEIAQVRSKAQAEALAFQASLRKAQMQIHSLEKTVEQKTKENEELSKICDDLISKMEKI
- the Tacc3 gene encoding transforming acidic coiled-coil-containing protein 3 isoform X2, coding for MSLQILSDENITSEKNAENCDFLFSPPELSGRSSVLRPSQKENVLPRNQAKAAKVTFQTPLRDPQTHKILSPSMTSKLETHFALDDSVGLENYCVWPQKDNQQFPRATNGFLQKEAVVNADSPPKDTNSAFGDDGSSKPSSAPLADTSSSGSCQSPASPKVCTASPTVSGSPRQAFKGSTSSYSLDESLPSASKTLEEPPGETAYKLEAEASPGVSEESAHSAVSVVAASPTGTSSEDLHGGGAPPTDPTSEVPACPEVVSAPELTADAWSPPQLCSSGTENAAPASPLPSVEATDPSLREEEATSQMDVPSRCNSLRLEFNFSDDTSTERAPPSRRLAKRPGLQPPLRGSEARQQQDPKEPDGSDGPRVGDKCPKAASLNSNHIDLDKLDNPDSSPRGDPKSGCREAQPPGSPQMRVVHPAAPPLSTGPVATENSPPSQQLCSARADDTQAPESPRAKGKEGTLTSSNTLAPTSCVDSLLIAHPAEPVPGSPQQELKDESFRDPAEVLGTCAEVDYLEQFGTSSFKESAWRKQSLYLKFDPLLKDSPLRPVSLVPAVNSPQDTGKPASGNLLEAKLVELDFLGALDGPVPGPSPCVPGLGDVSTGPIVEVLQYSQKDLDAAVSAVQQENLELKSKCEELYLKYLEMGKIVDGFEEIVHHSMEETQKQKELAQAKIQKVLKERDQLTADLNSLEKSFSDLFKRFEKQKEVIEGYRKNEDSLKKCVEEYIVRIEKEGQRYQVLKVHAEEKLKLANEEIAQVRSKAQAEALAFQASLRKAQMQIHSLEKTVEQKTKENEELSKICDDLISKMEKI